A genome region from Cucurbita pepo subsp. pepo cultivar mu-cu-16 chromosome LG02, ASM280686v2, whole genome shotgun sequence includes the following:
- the LOC111789348 gene encoding copper transporter 6-like, with product MKNTTKILILCFVISVSVSSKANAHDVFPNHDGMHSDPPPPPMAPMSGGSDDDMHSHGMPSSSGMTMMHMTFFWGKNTQVLFSGWPGNQSGMYALALILVFLLAVSVEWLSRWRLMTEMGPRNFAAGIVQTAVHGVRIGIAYMVMLALMSFNGGVFIAAIAGHSFGFLIFGSRVLNNTKSKPYDQGTADLPSGVC from the coding sequence atgaagaacacaacaaaaatCTTAATTCTCTGTTTTGTAATTTCTGTGTCTGTCTCATCCAAAGCCAACGCCCACGATGTTTTTCCCAACCACGACGGTATGCACTCCGaccctccgccgccgccgatgGCTCCGATGAGCGGCGGCTCCGACGACGACATGCACTCTCACGGGATGCCGTCGTCATCAGGCATGACGATGATGCACATGACATTCTTCTGGGGAAAAAACACCCAAGTTTTATTCTCCGGCTGGCCGGGCAACCAGTCCGGCATGTATGCGCTGGCGTTGATATTGGTGTTTTTGCTGGCGGTGTCTGTTGAGTGGCTGTCTCGTTGGCGGCTGATGACCGAGATGGGGCCGAGAAATTTCGCCGCTGGGATCGTGCAGACGGCGGTGCATGGGGTTAGAATTGGAATTGCGTACATGGTTATGCTTGCTTTGATGTCGTTCAACGGCGGCGTTTTTATCGCTGCCATCGCCGGTCATTCATTTGGGTTTCTGATTTTTGGGAGCAGAGTCTTGAACAACACGAAATCAAAGCCGTACGATCAGGGTACGGCCGATCTTCCATCTGGGGTTTGCTGA
- the LOC111789344 gene encoding uncharacterized protein LOC111789344 isoform X2, with product MAVDPEAGEFKFYTQFQTERGDNKQSPFEGDNWSSYFSPVESEIGSFEIESDKDDGDGGDEDYTAELSRRMAQFMLQDDDNSSTARFQSEIQNKSWGLSGSPISTLWSPLGSSNGSSYGSPEGPSKEPSPPTTPMVAERRGLDISQNVFTKLEKMKKVSTNGKSIQTRPQDEENGSSSSSKDQTRALKNQRRKQNQQFMKQKGSAAIMGKQAQGSSSQGNSGGKPGGLSGTGVFLPRHVNYNRSAPSPQPPQPPKKTRAAAGVRIATQTVKKSHPVAAAAAAEAATSQTDIDLPQEWTY from the exons ATGGCGGTCGACCCAGAAGCCGGAGAGTTCAAGTTTTACACTCAGTTTCAGACAGAGCGTGGAGATAATAAGCAGAGCCCCTTTGAAGGAGACAATTGGTCGAGCTATTTCTCGCCTGTGGAGTCTGAGATTGGTTCCTTTGAAATTGAGAGCGATAAAGATGATGGTGACGGCGGCGACGAGGATTACACGGCGGAATTGAGTCGTCGGATGGCTCAATTCATGCTTCAAGATGATGATAACTCTTCAACTGCAAGATTTCAATCAGAGATTCAGAATAAG TCATGGGGTTTGTCTGGTTCGCCTATTTCAACGCTGTGGTCACCTTTAGGCTCGAGCAATGGAAGCAGCTATGGCAGCCCAGAAGGGCCTTCGAAGGAGCCGTCGCCGCCAACCACACCGATGGTTGCAGAGCGGCGGGGGCTCGACATATCACAGAACGTTTTCACCAAAttggagaagatgaaaaagGTTAGCACAAATGGTAAATCAATCCAAACAAGGCCCcaagatgaagaaaatggatcctcttcttcctccaaagACCAAACAAGAGCCCTCAAA AATCAGAGGCGGAAGCAGAACCAGCAGTTCATGAAGCAAAAAGGTTCAGCCGCCATAATGGGCAAGCAAGCTCAAGGAAGCTCATCACAAGGCAATTCAGGGGGGAAACCAGGAGGGTTATCAGGGACTGGTGTTTTCTTGCCCCGCCATGTGAACTACAACCGCTCAGCCCCATCTCCTCAGCCACCACAGCCGCCGAAGAAAACAA GAGCAGCAGCGGGTGTAAGAATAGCTACACAAACCGTTAAGAAAAGCCATCCGGTAGCGGCGGCGGCAGCAGCAGAAGCAGCAACAAGCCAAACCGACATAGACCTTCCGCAAGAATGGACATATTAA
- the LOC111789344 gene encoding uncharacterized protein LOC111789344 isoform X1, protein MAVDPEAGEFKFYTQFQTERGDNKQSPFEGDNWSSYFSPVESEIGSFEIESDKDDGDGGDEDYTAELSRRMAQFMLQDDDNSSTARFQSEIQNKSWGLSGSPISTLWSPLGSSNGSSYGSPEGPSKEPSPPTTPMVAERRGLDISQNVFTKLEKMKKVSTNGKSIQTRPQDEENGSSSSSKDQTRALKNQRRKQNQQFMKQKGSAAIMGKQAQGSSSQGNSGGKPGGLSGTGVFLPRHVNYNRSAPSPQPPQPPKKTSSSTVLIPVRVLQALQLHYNRMDDETRQKITGFTALRGAAAGVRIATQTVKKSHPVAAAAAAEAATSQTDIDLPQEWTY, encoded by the exons ATGGCGGTCGACCCAGAAGCCGGAGAGTTCAAGTTTTACACTCAGTTTCAGACAGAGCGTGGAGATAATAAGCAGAGCCCCTTTGAAGGAGACAATTGGTCGAGCTATTTCTCGCCTGTGGAGTCTGAGATTGGTTCCTTTGAAATTGAGAGCGATAAAGATGATGGTGACGGCGGCGACGAGGATTACACGGCGGAATTGAGTCGTCGGATGGCTCAATTCATGCTTCAAGATGATGATAACTCTTCAACTGCAAGATTTCAATCAGAGATTCAGAATAAG TCATGGGGTTTGTCTGGTTCGCCTATTTCAACGCTGTGGTCACCTTTAGGCTCGAGCAATGGAAGCAGCTATGGCAGCCCAGAAGGGCCTTCGAAGGAGCCGTCGCCGCCAACCACACCGATGGTTGCAGAGCGGCGGGGGCTCGACATATCACAGAACGTTTTCACCAAAttggagaagatgaaaaagGTTAGCACAAATGGTAAATCAATCCAAACAAGGCCCcaagatgaagaaaatggatcctcttcttcctccaaagACCAAACAAGAGCCCTCAAA AATCAGAGGCGGAAGCAGAACCAGCAGTTCATGAAGCAAAAAGGTTCAGCCGCCATAATGGGCAAGCAAGCTCAAGGAAGCTCATCACAAGGCAATTCAGGGGGGAAACCAGGAGGGTTATCAGGGACTGGTGTTTTCTTGCCCCGCCATGTGAACTACAACCGCTCAGCCCCATCTCCTCAGCCACCACAGCCGCCGAAGAAAACAA GCTCCTCCACTGTTCTCATACCCGTGAGAGTCTTACAAGCCTTACAACTTCACTACAACAGAATGGACGACGAGACAAGACAAAAAATCACAGGCTTCACAGCACTTAGag GAGCAGCAGCGGGTGTAAGAATAGCTACACAAACCGTTAAGAAAAGCCATCCGGTAGCGGCGGCGGCAGCAGCAGAAGCAGCAACAAGCCAAACCGACATAGACCTTCCGCAAGAATGGACATATTAA
- the LOC111787657 gene encoding copper transporter 1-like — protein sequence MDATDETHHHHMQGMEPPPASSAASSGMTMHHRMMHMTFFWGTNAEILFRNWPGDRSGMYALALIFIFVLAFVVEWLSHSRLIKEDSSSVAAGLIRTLMHTVRVGLAYLVMLAVMSFNVGVFLVAIGGHCLGFFFFGSRFFKNSGAASAYVKL from the exons ATGGACGCTACCGACGAGACTCACCACCACCATATGCAAGGTATGGAGCCGCCGCCGGCCTCTTCCGCCGCGTCGTCGGGGATGACGATGCATCACCGGATGATGCACATGACCTTCTTTTGGGGAACCAACGCTGAGATTCTGTTCCGTAACTGGCCTGGAGACCGCTCCGGTATGTACGCCTTGGCCTTGATCTTCATTTTCGTGCTTGCTTTTGTCGTCGAGTGGCTTTCGCATAGCCGATTGATTAAGGAAGATTCTAGCTCCGTAGCGGCTGGATTGATCCGGACTCTGATGCATACGGTTAGGGTTGGATTGGCGTATTTAGTGATGCTTGCGGTTATGTCGTTCAATGTTGGAGTGTTTTTGGTAGCAATCGGTGGTCATTGCCtcggattcttcttctttgggaGTAGATTTTTCAAGAATTCAGGCGCGGCTTCTG CTTATGTGAAGTTATAA
- the LOC111785325 gene encoding methylsterol monooxygenase 2-2-like: protein MAAALLESAWQYLITNFSDFQLACFGSFIIHESVFFLSGLPFIFLEKAGWLSKYKIQAKTNSSAAQGKCISRLLLYHFGVNLPVMIVSYPVFKLMGMRSTLPLPSWKVVFGQIIFYFIVEDFVFYWGHRILHTKWLYQNVHSVHHEYATPFGLTSEYAHPAEILFLGFATIVGPALTGPHLMTLWLWMVLRVLETVEAHCGYHFPWSPSNFIPLYGGAYFHDYHHRLLFTKSGNYSSTFTYMDWIFGTDKGFRNLEAIKKAES, encoded by the exons ATGGCTGCTGCTCTTCTTGAATCTGCCTGGCAG TATTTGATTACGAATTTTAGTGATTTTCAACTCGCTTGTTTTGGAAGCTTCATAATCCATGAAAGCGTTTTCTTCTTATCTGGGCttccctttatttttctcgaaAAAGCAGGATGGCTGAGCAAGTACAAGATCCAG GCAAAGACTAATAGTTCTGCTGCACAAGGAAAATGTATTTCACGTCTATTGTTGTATCATTTTGGTGTAAATCTGCCAGTTATGATTGTTTCTTATCCTGTCTTCAAGCTTATGGGAATGAGAAGCACTCTTCCATTGCCATCCTG GAAAGTAGTTTTCGGCCagataatattttactttatcGTGGAGGATTTTGTTTTCTACTGGGGGCATAGAATTTTGCACACCAAATGGCTGTACCAGAATGTGCACAGCGTTCATCACGA ATATGCTACCCCTTTTGGACTAACATCAGAATATGCTCACCCTGCTGAGATCCTGTTCCTTGGATTTGCTACCATTGTCGGTCCTGCTCTTACCGGCCCCCATCTAATGACTCTGTGGCTATGGATGGTTCTTAGAGTGCTCGAGACAGTCGAGGCTCATTGTGGCTATCATTTTCCGTGGAGCCCTTCAAACTTCATACCTTTATATGGGGG TGCTTACTTCCATGATTATCATCACCGTCTGCTTTTCACAAAATCTGGCAACTACTCGTCGACATTCACTTACATGGACTG GATATTTGGAACGGACAAGGGTTTTAGAAATTTGGAAGCTATAAAAAAGGCAGAAAGTTGA
- the LOC111788024 gene encoding tropinone reductase homolog At5g06060-like, whose translation MFLALVSPSPFDSLSSSTFNPSQPHLSTFSLSSISRSFKPFWLPTSNSTHKLVKRLKSIRNQAESDFKTKNGSTPGDHRWSLHGTTALVTGGTRGIGRAIVEELVGFGARVHTCSRNENELKQCLRDWKDLEFEVSGSVCDVSVRAQREELMKTVADTFDGKLNILVNNVGRNIRKPTTEFTDEEFSFLMKTNVESVFHLSQLAHPFLKASGEGSIVFMSSVSSFVSLKSMSVQGATKGAINQLTKYLACEWANDNIRSNAVAPWYIKTSMVEQVLSNKAYVEEVYSRTPLRRLGEPSEVSSLVAFLCLPASSYITGQIIGVDGGMSVNGFDPS comes from the exons ATGTTCTTGGCTCTTGTTTCTCCTTCACCCTTCGATTCACTCTCTTCTTCTACCTTCAATCCCTCACAGCCCCATctttcaacattttctttatcttccATTTCCCGCTCCTTCAAACCTTTTTGGCTTCCCACATCAAATTCAACTCACAAACTCGTTAAACGCCTCAAATCCATTAGAAATCAAGCTGAATCCGACTTCAAAACCAAAAATGGCAGCACACCAGGCGACCATCGGTGGTCTCTTCACGGAACGACGGCACTCGTTACCGGCGGCACTCGCGGAATCGG GCGTGCGATTGTGGAGGAATTAGTGGGTTTTGGTGCGAGAGTGCATACTTGTTCTCGGAATGAGAATGAGCTGAAACAGTGTTTGAGGGATTGGAAGGATTTGGAGTTCGAGGTTTCTGGATCAGTTTGTGATGTGTCTGTTCGAGCTCAGAGAGAGGAGCTAATGAAGACTGTGGCTGATACTTTTGATGGGAAACTCAACATTCTT GTAAACAATGTGGGTAGAAATATACGAAAGCCAACAACAGAGTTCACAGATGaagaattttctttccttatgAAAACGAACGTCGAATCTGTCTTCCATTTATCTCAACTCGCTCATCCTTTTCTAAAAGCCTCGGGCGAGGGGAGCATCGTGTTCATGTCCTCCGTGTCGAGCTTTGTCTCTCTGAAGTCCATGTCTGTTCAAGGAGCAACAAAAG GAGCTATCAATCAACTCACAAAATATTTAGCTTGTGAATGGGCAAACGACAACATAAGGAGCAACGCGGTTGCCCCGTGGTACATCAAAACGTCAATGGTAGAACAA GTGTTGAGTAACAAAGCATATGTCGAAGAGGTATATTCTCGAACTCCACTTCGACGACTCGGAGAACCAAGTGAGGTATCGTCTCTGGTTGCATTCCTTTGCCTACCTGCTTCATCTTATATTACTGGCCAAATCATTGGTGTCGATGGAGGGATGTCTGTTAATGGCTTTGATCCAAGTTAA
- the LOC111789122 gene encoding uncharacterized protein LOC111789122, whose amino-acid sequence MEGKPNGYQTSSFVADLFDVEESPLSSASGVLAPMFPSPQKVGSRTSSSGDWLKQTNGNQPRHTKEGNSGGSLEPCHLSSSLYYGGQDGYSEAPSAGPSPPPPSPLKKSGGEDDPNGNNSQPASRGNWWQGSLYY is encoded by the exons ATGGAGGGAAAGCCTAATGGATATCAAACCTCCTCTTTTGTTGCCGATCTTTTCGATGTCGAGGAGTCGCCATTGTCATCAGCATCAGGAGTTCTTGCACCaatgtttccttctccacaGAAG gTGGGAAGCAGGACTTCTAGCTCTGGGGATTGGCTAAAACAGACGAACGGGAATCAACCACGCCACACCAAGGAAGGAAATTCAG GAGGGAGCTTGGAGCCTTGTCATCTGAGTTCATCTCTATACTATGGAGGACAAGATGGATATTCCGAGGCCCCATCAGCTGGACCATCCCCACCCCCACCGTCCCCT TTGAAGAAAAGTGGGGGAGAGGATGATCCAAATGGAAACAACTCTCAACCTGCTTCTAGGGGAAACTGGTGGCAAG GTTCCCTTTATTATTAG
- the LOC111787614 gene encoding elongin-C-like: MKKEDTVKLISAEGFEFVIHKDAAMVSQTIRNMLTSPGNFAESQHREVTFPEISTPILEKICQYFYWHLQFASGKETEFPIEPELTLELMMAANYLHT; the protein is encoded by the exons ATGAAGAAGGAAGATACTGTAAAATTGATCAGCGCCGAGGGTTTCGAGTTCGTGATTCACAAGGACGCTGCCATGGTTTCTCAGACGATTCGTAATATGCTCACTTCGCCAg GAAATTTTGCTGAATCGCAGCACAGAGAAGTGACTTTTCCTGAGATTAGCACTCCCATTCTCGAGAAGATTTGCCAATACTTTTACTGGCATCTTCAATTCGCCAg TGGGAAAGAGACCGAGTTCCCTATTGAACCTGAATTGACTCTCGAGTTGATGATGGCTGCCAACTATCTCCATACATGA